Proteins encoded together in one Calditrichota bacterium window:
- a CDS encoding ATP-binding protein, which produces MGILTGCTPRPEILKGDLNDSIFAADFGTLVAGNADPVYGVAKTFFANTHPATQLKKVVEVVFERLASPQESGAVVALSTGFGGGKTHTLMALYHLAENIADISLGTELLPAAGRPKKVKVIAIDAGKAGSHEFSAHGKISVKSLWGEVFYQMGEAAALKTLGPADDPEGSPSEAQIESVFPKGPTLILLDELVIYMAKLSSRGQGNLLGFVNSLAAIVARHPQTVMIITDPAGQAAYQQETDELKRMALNSAAVKLDEVVGRRASEFDPIGDESAQVIVRRLLTKVDHVAAQQASAAYHNLYQRVAKDHPNLLPNNSINKAYAERIVASYPFHPRLLDTAQDRLGALQDFQKSRGVLRLFARILRDVWEAQTDYDVIGAGEINWSSPRIQADLLHRLNKDNFRAAVTADVESHAGDLDGGAPRGIHRRVASALLLESLPLQNSSGLDPAEATLAVLRLDEAGVEPSEAMERLVGCCWHTYPMASGRGWQFRFDPNIYKQIEERKSQIPIEDARKRLEAEVQSYFTGPTFRVTPWPTSARTVRELPDLQLVLCDNEKTAHWVCANSDDSTPEAPMPRSFINAVVAVAPTSSRLNNAIERAQRLLAAETIERENRSGEHAALVRQQMVRILPELKKHFRIESVRAFDTLVFAGGTTKKLTEKNQVPDELVLQERPHGQKNIMDFLEVSKLIYSTSATMDVDKFMRDVLPGTTPLMDNPEVFTAKAVHERFLSVRGLQLLRDGGIVRQTILKAVDEGKLLVKVQDGRVFDKEGCVEGLEGQRRRIAGSISSIPLDDTVLVTRGVGKTAEIWLKVDPEGQEEGPRKPLRKKEGRIAVRGWDQAVESAATRPLVQLRLKATTPSAAQQLIPMAQPLSANALSMEVSLSGEVKDGGTVNLIVSGIHATHQMKPLEIAQKLHTSLKEGCDFQADLLMEFGAAGRAGLAEQLKEIADKAPNDISPEALFEEPTGTKS; this is translated from the coding sequence ATGGGTATTCTAACGGGTTGCACACCAAGACCAGAAATCCTGAAGGGTGATCTTAACGATTCCATATTTGCCGCAGATTTCGGTACCCTTGTCGCGGGCAACGCCGATCCAGTATATGGTGTTGCAAAGACTTTCTTTGCCAATACACATCCCGCCACTCAACTGAAGAAAGTCGTAGAAGTCGTGTTTGAGCGGCTTGCTAGTCCACAAGAGTCTGGTGCCGTCGTTGCACTTAGCACGGGCTTCGGTGGTGGAAAAACTCATACGCTGATGGCGTTGTACCACTTGGCTGAAAATATTGCGGACATATCACTTGGAACGGAGTTGCTGCCAGCCGCGGGTCGACCTAAGAAGGTCAAGGTGATTGCAATCGACGCAGGGAAAGCAGGATCGCATGAATTCTCCGCGCACGGAAAGATATCGGTCAAGAGCCTTTGGGGCGAAGTCTTCTACCAAATGGGAGAAGCGGCCGCACTAAAGACTCTTGGACCAGCAGATGATCCTGAAGGATCGCCAAGTGAAGCGCAGATTGAATCAGTCTTCCCAAAGGGACCAACGCTTATTCTGCTTGATGAATTAGTCATTTACATGGCAAAGCTATCGAGTCGAGGTCAAGGCAATCTGCTCGGATTCGTCAATTCTTTGGCCGCAATTGTAGCACGACACCCGCAGACTGTCATGATCATTACCGATCCAGCGGGGCAAGCGGCCTATCAGCAAGAGACCGATGAATTGAAACGCATGGCATTAAACTCGGCAGCCGTGAAACTTGATGAAGTTGTCGGGCGTCGCGCGAGCGAATTCGATCCAATCGGTGACGAATCAGCGCAAGTCATTGTACGCAGACTGCTGACGAAAGTTGATCATGTGGCGGCGCAACAAGCGTCAGCTGCCTATCACAACCTTTACCAGCGCGTCGCCAAAGATCATCCGAACCTACTTCCGAATAACTCGATCAATAAGGCCTACGCAGAGCGCATCGTCGCCTCCTACCCATTTCATCCACGCCTGTTGGACACGGCGCAAGATCGTCTTGGCGCATTGCAAGATTTTCAGAAGAGCAGGGGCGTACTTCGTCTGTTTGCAAGGATTCTGCGGGATGTGTGGGAAGCGCAGACCGATTATGACGTCATCGGGGCGGGCGAAATCAACTGGTCGAGTCCGCGAATTCAAGCCGATTTGCTGCATAGATTGAACAAGGACAATTTCCGAGCAGCTGTGACCGCTGACGTTGAATCGCATGCAGGAGATTTGGATGGAGGCGCGCCACGCGGTATTCATCGGCGAGTAGCATCAGCATTATTGCTTGAAAGTTTGCCGCTTCAGAACAGTAGTGGCCTGGATCCAGCAGAGGCGACACTAGCAGTGTTGCGCCTCGATGAGGCTGGAGTAGAACCGTCGGAAGCGATGGAACGTCTTGTGGGCTGCTGTTGGCACACGTATCCGATGGCAAGCGGACGCGGTTGGCAGTTCCGCTTCGATCCGAACATCTACAAGCAGATCGAAGAGAGAAAATCACAGATTCCTATCGAGGATGCGCGCAAGCGTTTGGAAGCGGAAGTCCAGTCCTATTTCACGGGCCCAACATTCCGAGTTACCCCGTGGCCAACTTCAGCGCGAACGGTAAGAGAGCTTCCCGACTTACAGCTTGTTCTTTGCGACAACGAAAAGACAGCGCACTGGGTATGTGCAAACAGTGATGACTCTACGCCCGAAGCTCCAATGCCTCGGAGTTTCATCAACGCGGTAGTGGCAGTTGCACCGACTTCATCGCGATTAAACAATGCCATTGAACGAGCGCAACGCCTGTTAGCAGCTGAAACGATAGAAAGAGAGAATCGGTCTGGCGAACATGCCGCTTTGGTACGTCAGCAGATGGTGCGTATTCTTCCGGAGCTAAAGAAACACTTCCGAATCGAATCCGTGCGAGCCTTCGATACGTTGGTTTTTGCCGGCGGAACAACAAAGAAGCTAACGGAGAAAAACCAAGTTCCGGATGAATTAGTTCTACAAGAGCGCCCGCACGGCCAGAAAAACATCATGGATTTTCTGGAAGTCAGCAAACTGATCTACTCCACATCGGCTACGATGGACGTAGACAAGTTCATGCGCGATGTACTGCCAGGCACAACTCCGTTGATGGACAATCCGGAGGTATTCACGGCTAAAGCTGTGCATGAGCGTTTTCTATCGGTACGCGGACTACAATTGCTGCGGGACGGCGGCATTGTGCGGCAGACGATTCTGAAAGCCGTTGACGAGGGCAAGCTATTGGTCAAAGTTCAGGATGGCCGCGTGTTTGACAAGGAAGGCTGCGTGGAAGGACTGGAAGGACAGCGTCGGCGAATCGCCGGCTCCATTTCCTCCATTCCGCTTGACGACACAGTGCTGGTCACGCGTGGCGTCGGTAAGACGGCAGAAATCTGGTTGAAGGTCGACCCAGAGGGGCAGGAAGAGGGACCAAGAAAGCCGCTTCGTAAAAAGGAAGGCCGGATTGCTGTTCGCGGTTGGGATCAAGCAGTGGAAAGTGCAGCGACCAGACCTTTGGTTCAACTGCGACTGAAAGCGACTACTCCGTCTGCGGCACAGCAGCTTATCCCGATGGCACAGCCGTTATCGGCAAATGCGCTATCGATGGAAGTTAGCCTTTCCGGTGAAGTGAAAGACGGTGGCACAGTCAATCTTATTGTTAGCGGGATTCATGCCACACACCAAATGAAACCACTTGAGATTGCCCAAAAATTGCACACATCCTTGAAGGAAGGATGCGATTTTCAAGCGGATCTGTTGATGGAATTTGGAGCAGCCGGCCGTGCGGGACTTGCAGAACAACTAAAGGAGATCGCGGACAAAGCGCCAAACGACATCTCTCCTGAAGCGTTGTTTGAGGAACCGACAGGAACTAAGTCATGA
- a CDS encoding DUF1156 domain-containing protein, with amino-acid sequence MIEEWLPATAIGVECIRERSTGQQPPDKRFHVWWARRPLTVSRAAVLGSILPATFPKDVFEKLLGFWGSSRQLHDAQRSLDYARLHSRPIDNPHGQRAFKNRIPTPQLDKMRSEAKMLWGSEVRIMDPMAGGGSIPLEGVRLGLSVLANEYNPVACSVLEATLDYPFRYGELLAYKARVWGEQLRKRFVERVEEFFPQQGNIPPHCYIFARTVPCPDTQHPTPLIPDWHLLKPKTGRRVVAEPIHVNPESGTWSIRTRDIGKRAGELREAPLPTYSGGKGISLFTGNPISSDYIKAKAQSGEMESVLYAIAYKTPQGLEFFPPEKADLEALDAAKLKMNRLRADWERKNIIPAEDIPQGDKTGEPMARGIYRWADMFSPRQLFCMGTLVDELQKLRSEVIKEEGKELGEAIVHLLALAMDKYADYNNLLNTWESSRGIAKHLFQRHDFAFKATYAEMAPCQAGSGLAWVVDNVTSAYEDLVKLDNRVTDSSVNLSNGSSANLSLVEDGSITAVVVDPPYDDNVQYSELANFFYVWLKRTQGHRRPEWFSTYLCDHSQEAVVNVSRHLESATTNGKKRERGETAAAREKARTFYRTLMTDTFKECRRVLRDDGVLTVMFTHKKQEAWEALFTSLINAGFTITATWPVKTESEHSLHQAKKNAAQSTVLLVARKRPTGAGKGYYDSAMKEAIRKKAQEKAAQLANEGLNRVDQLVGSFGPAMEVYSQFDEVVTDTGEHVGVDQAIDEASEAVSKWRIDQLAGQGLEGVEPEGQFELLCWDVLGAAEFRFNEAHLLGKAVGMDVDQLIVAGLVTKVGDKIHILSAQDRRRERALEPDEATETLFGPVTISKRRTKKDALKVHPNDPQFRTALDACHALALQYIEAKDPSSSIGAAKALMRKQGWNAESTVAKLMVALVNAAPDAVKFPKKKQKTAADMFPEFSAWHAMLNPLFGIEPPDWAEPPPPLELALDHEDEDEEEESEETGDEE; translated from the coding sequence TTGATTGAAGAGTGGCTTCCGGCGACGGCGATCGGCGTGGAGTGCATTAGAGAACGATCCACAGGCCAGCAGCCACCAGATAAAAGATTTCATGTCTGGTGGGCGCGCCGACCCTTAACTGTATCGCGGGCAGCGGTTCTAGGGTCCATTCTTCCGGCGACATTTCCGAAGGATGTGTTTGAGAAATTGCTGGGTTTTTGGGGGAGCTCACGTCAGCTGCATGACGCACAGCGAAGTCTTGATTATGCGCGACTTCATAGCAGACCAATTGACAATCCACATGGCCAGAGGGCGTTCAAGAATCGTATTCCTACGCCACAACTTGATAAGATGCGATCAGAAGCAAAAATGCTTTGGGGATCTGAAGTTCGGATAATGGACCCCATGGCGGGCGGAGGATCGATTCCACTCGAAGGTGTTAGACTTGGGCTTAGTGTGTTGGCGAACGAGTACAATCCGGTAGCGTGTTCGGTCCTTGAAGCAACCCTGGACTATCCTTTTCGTTACGGAGAATTACTCGCCTACAAAGCGCGTGTGTGGGGAGAACAACTTAGAAAGCGATTTGTTGAACGCGTGGAAGAATTCTTCCCGCAGCAAGGTAATATCCCGCCACATTGTTATATCTTCGCGCGGACCGTACCGTGTCCAGACACCCAACATCCTACGCCACTTATTCCGGATTGGCATTTGCTGAAACCCAAAACAGGCAGGCGAGTAGTTGCCGAACCGATCCATGTGAATCCTGAAAGCGGAACATGGAGTATTAGGACACGTGATATCGGTAAACGGGCAGGAGAGCTGCGGGAGGCTCCATTGCCAACATATTCAGGTGGCAAGGGCATTTCATTGTTCACTGGAAATCCCATTTCGTCCGATTACATCAAAGCAAAGGCGCAATCTGGAGAAATGGAAAGCGTTCTTTATGCCATTGCCTATAAGACGCCACAGGGCTTAGAGTTCTTTCCACCGGAGAAGGCCGATCTTGAGGCCCTGGATGCAGCAAAGCTTAAGATGAATCGCTTGCGAGCTGATTGGGAGCGAAAGAACATCATCCCGGCAGAAGACATTCCACAAGGTGATAAAACCGGCGAGCCAATGGCGCGGGGAATCTACCGCTGGGCGGACATGTTCTCGCCACGCCAATTGTTTTGCATGGGAACATTGGTCGATGAACTTCAGAAGCTTCGCTCAGAGGTTATCAAGGAGGAAGGCAAGGAGCTGGGCGAAGCGATTGTGCACTTGCTGGCACTTGCAATGGACAAATATGCAGATTACAATAACCTCCTAAATACATGGGAAAGCAGCCGAGGAATTGCAAAACATCTATTTCAACGTCACGATTTTGCATTTAAAGCGACGTATGCAGAAATGGCACCTTGTCAAGCGGGTTCAGGATTGGCATGGGTCGTAGACAATGTAACGTCGGCGTATGAGGATCTGGTCAAGCTAGACAATAGAGTAACTGATTCGAGTGTCAATCTCTCTAATGGATCTTCTGCTAATCTAAGTTTAGTTGAAGATGGAAGCATAACGGCTGTCGTTGTGGATCCTCCGTATGACGACAACGTTCAGTATTCCGAGCTGGCGAATTTCTTCTATGTCTGGTTGAAACGAACGCAAGGACACCGGCGACCAGAATGGTTTTCGACCTACCTTTGTGACCATAGTCAGGAAGCTGTCGTAAACGTATCGCGCCATCTGGAAAGCGCGACTACCAACGGGAAAAAGCGCGAGCGTGGCGAGACCGCTGCCGCCCGTGAAAAGGCACGGACGTTCTACCGCACCTTGATGACGGATACCTTCAAAGAATGCCGCCGGGTGTTGCGAGACGACGGCGTATTGACGGTGATGTTTACCCACAAAAAACAGGAAGCTTGGGAAGCGCTGTTCACGTCACTGATTAACGCTGGCTTTACTATTACGGCCACATGGCCAGTGAAGACGGAAAGTGAGCACAGTCTCCATCAAGCGAAAAAGAACGCGGCGCAGAGCACGGTGCTTCTGGTCGCCCGCAAGCGTCCAACCGGAGCGGGCAAGGGCTACTACGACAGCGCCATGAAGGAAGCGATCCGCAAGAAGGCGCAGGAAAAAGCAGCACAGCTTGCGAACGAGGGACTGAATCGCGTTGACCAGTTAGTCGGATCCTTTGGACCGGCAATGGAAGTGTACAGCCAGTTCGACGAGGTCGTGACGGATACGGGGGAACACGTCGGAGTGGATCAGGCGATTGATGAAGCTTCCGAAGCTGTTAGCAAGTGGCGAATTGACCAGTTGGCCGGACAAGGTTTGGAAGGAGTTGAACCGGAAGGCCAATTTGAATTGCTTTGCTGGGACGTTCTGGGTGCAGCCGAGTTTCGATTCAATGAAGCACACTTGCTGGGTAAAGCGGTCGGCATGGATGTGGACCAGCTAATTGTCGCGGGACTTGTGACCAAGGTAGGTGACAAGATACACATTCTGTCCGCCCAAGATCGCCGACGTGAACGAGCGCTGGAACCGGATGAAGCGACCGAGACTTTATTTGGCCCTGTGACGATTTCCAAGCGACGGACAAAGAAAGATGCGTTGAAGGTCCACCCCAATGATCCGCAATTCCGTACCGCACTGGACGCATGCCATGCTTTGGCTTTGCAGTACATCGAAGCGAAAGACCCGTCCTCAAGCATTGGCGCTGCGAAAGCGTTGATGCGCAAACAAGGATGGAATGCGGAATCAACCGTCGCAAAACTAATGGTTGCTTTGGTCAATGCGGCGCCTGACGCCGTGAAGTTCCCCAAGAAGAAGCAGAAGACTGCGGCCGATATGTTTCCGGAATTTAGTGCTTGGCACGCGATGTTGAATCCGCTTTTTGGTATTGAACCGCCGGACTGGGCAGAGCCGCCACCACCATTGGAATTGGCGTTGGACCACGAAGACGAGGACGAGGAAGAAGAATCTGAAGAAACTGGGGACGAAGAATGA